A window of the Janthinobacterium agaricidamnosum NBRC 102515 = DSM 9628 genome harbors these coding sequences:
- a CDS encoding bifunctional nicotinamide-nucleotide adenylyltransferase/Nudix hydroxylase codes for MTTVQHTDAAVLIGRFQPFHNGHAALLRAALDNAPHVVVVLGSSFHARSAKNPFTWQERAAMIANTLPEQDRPRVSYVPVRDYYEDTRWASEVRAAVERAAPQAENIALIAYFKDASSYYLNHFPQWRQVAIADGPAIDATRIRRVLFEAENVAVSLSVIEELVPAAIRHYLQAWSLLPGYAALVQEHAAVEAYQTAWRSAPYPPIFSTVDAVVKTAGHVLLIRRNGFPGKGLWALPGGFLEQRERLLQGAIRELIEETQLGVLPPSLTEALAEVAVFDHPERSQRGRTVTHAHFFDLNTQQLPAVAASDDAALAQWTPIAQLLSMEEQFFEDHFHILNHFLRLTP; via the coding sequence ATGACTACCGTTCAACATACCGATGCCGCCGTGCTGATCGGCCGCTTCCAGCCGTTTCACAATGGCCATGCGGCCTTGCTCAGGGCCGCGCTGGATAATGCGCCCCACGTGGTGGTGGTGCTCGGCTCGTCGTTCCATGCACGCAGCGCCAAGAACCCGTTCACGTGGCAGGAGCGGGCCGCGATGATCGCCAACACACTGCCGGAACAAGACCGGCCGCGCGTATCTTACGTGCCGGTGCGCGATTATTACGAAGATACCCGCTGGGCCAGCGAAGTGCGCGCGGCCGTCGAACGCGCCGCGCCGCAGGCGGAAAACATCGCGCTGATCGCGTATTTCAAGGATGCGTCCAGCTATTACCTGAACCACTTTCCGCAGTGGCGCCAGGTGGCCATCGCCGACGGTCCCGCTATCGACGCCACCCGCATCCGCCGCGTCCTGTTCGAGGCGGAAAATGTGGCCGTGTCGCTGAGCGTGATCGAGGAACTGGTGCCGGCCGCGATACGCCACTACCTGCAAGCATGGAGCTTGCTGCCCGGTTATGCGGCGCTGGTGCAGGAACATGCGGCGGTCGAAGCGTACCAGACCGCATGGCGCAGCGCGCCGTATCCACCGATTTTTTCGACCGTCGACGCGGTCGTCAAGACCGCCGGCCATGTGCTGCTGATACGCCGCAACGGTTTTCCCGGCAAGGGCTTGTGGGCGCTGCCGGGCGGTTTCCTGGAACAGCGCGAACGGCTGCTGCAAGGCGCGATACGGGAACTGATCGAAGAGACGCAACTGGGTGTCTTGCCGCCATCGCTGACCGAGGCGCTGGCCGAGGTCGCGGTATTCGACCATCCCGAGCGCAGCCAGCGCGGCCGCACGGTGACCCACGCCCACTTCTTCGATTTGAATACGCAACAGTTACCTGCAGTCGCAGCGTCCGACGACGCGGCGCTGGCCCAGTGGACGCCGATCGCCCAGCTGCTATCGATGGAAGAACAGTTTTTTGAAGACCACTTTCATATACTCAATCACTTCTTGCGGCTGACACCA
- a CDS encoding diguanylate cyclase produces MEQAQPDLNWQAPAEPADELKRLAALHALHFLDAASQPELDRITRLAARLFDVPIALVSLIDKERQWFLSRVGLGTSETARNISFCGHAILDDGPMVVEDALLDARFAGNPLVTGEPYLRFYAGQPIRSRQGHALGTLCLIDRQPRGMSAQDLLALRDFAVMVEQYFQASEVDAQVKSAQLRYTRSEALLNNTFAQAAVGMALLSFDGKWLQVNQRLCDMLGYQRAALLSTSFQEITHAEDLAGDLAQVAQLLAGQISTYTMEKRYLHANGSHVWAELTVSLLRDHAGHPLYFLSVINDIDARKHAQMALASLHGELESRVKIRTHELEMALAQLQLAKQEAEANAERFISAAESHLDAYSLLHSVRDDDGKIVDFRFEYVNQVAQAVLGLPREQIIGRRLCELLPPHVSAGMLDKFIRTVDSGEPLAEQFCLDLGHGPGQLRWIYHEVVKTGDGLSISSSDISERIRAEESLRLKEAMLRQVTDAIPALVAFVDAGQCYRYCNRAYYLSFAADAAQIVGSTMHDFLGEEQYQFVQEHIERAVQGICAEFDQSRLKDGKLRQFETHYLPQREAEGQVTGFYIVGWDVTEQRLREETLRDRATLDQMTGLLNRSAFMALLEDRLLRSPSSSDGVALLFLDIDHFKQVNDRYGHAAGDALIREFARRTRGAVRGADIVARLGGDEFVVLLPQVASLEAAALVTEKIRAAMRQPVTLHDSDGIDYRIASSIGVAYADAAAAPRFSAAEMLARADQALYQAKAAGRDCWRSQVLN; encoded by the coding sequence ATGGAGCAGGCACAACCCGACTTGAATTGGCAGGCGCCGGCGGAACCGGCGGATGAGCTGAAGCGTCTTGCCGCTTTGCACGCACTCCATTTCCTCGACGCGGCGTCGCAGCCGGAACTGGACCGTATCACGCGGCTGGCGGCGCGCCTGTTCGATGTGCCGATTGCGCTGGTGTCGCTGATCGACAAGGAACGCCAATGGTTTTTATCGCGGGTCGGACTGGGCACCAGCGAAACCGCGCGTAATATTTCTTTTTGTGGCCATGCAATTCTCGACGATGGGCCGATGGTGGTCGAAGACGCCTTGCTCGATGCGCGTTTCGCCGGCAATCCGCTGGTGACCGGCGAGCCGTATCTGCGGTTTTACGCGGGGCAGCCGATACGCAGCCGCCAGGGCCATGCACTGGGTACGCTGTGCCTGATCGACCGCCAGCCGCGCGGCATGTCGGCGCAGGATTTGCTGGCGCTGCGGGATTTTGCGGTGATGGTGGAACAGTATTTCCAGGCCAGCGAAGTCGACGCGCAAGTCAAGTCGGCGCAACTGCGCTACACGCGCTCGGAAGCGCTGCTCAATAATACCTTTGCGCAAGCCGCGGTCGGCATGGCGCTGCTATCGTTCGATGGCAAGTGGCTGCAAGTAAATCAGCGGCTGTGCGATATGCTCGGCTATCAGCGGGCGGCGCTGCTGAGTACCAGTTTCCAGGAAATCACCCATGCCGAGGACTTGGCGGGCGACCTGGCGCAAGTGGCGCAATTGCTGGCGGGACAGATCAGCACCTACACCATGGAAAAGCGCTACCTGCATGCGAACGGCAGCCATGTGTGGGCCGAATTGACGGTATCGCTGCTGCGCGACCATGCCGGCCATCCGCTGTATTTTTTATCGGTGATCAATGACATTGATGCCCGCAAGCATGCACAAATGGCGCTGGCCAGCTTGCACGGGGAATTGGAAAGCCGTGTCAAGATCCGCACCCATGAACTGGAAATGGCGCTGGCCCAGTTGCAACTGGCCAAGCAGGAAGCGGAAGCCAATGCCGAACGTTTTATCAGCGCCGCCGAATCGCACCTGGACGCCTACAGCCTGCTGCACAGTGTGCGCGATGACGACGGCAAGATCGTCGATTTCCGCTTCGAGTATGTCAACCAGGTGGCGCAAGCCGTGCTGGGGCTGCCGCGCGAACAGATCATCGGCCGCCGGCTGTGCGAATTGCTGCCGCCACATGTCAGCGCCGGCATGCTGGATAAATTCATCCGCACGGTCGACAGCGGCGAACCGCTGGCCGAACAATTCTGTCTCGACCTTGGCCATGGACCAGGGCAACTGCGCTGGATTTATCACGAAGTGGTCAAGACCGGCGATGGCTTGAGCATCAGTTCCAGCGATATCAGCGAACGCATCCGCGCCGAAGAAAGTTTAAGGTTGAAGGAAGCGATGCTGCGTCAGGTCACCGATGCGATACCGGCGCTGGTGGCGTTTGTCGATGCCGGGCAATGCTACCGTTATTGCAACCGGGCTTATTACCTGTCGTTCGCCGCCGACGCCGCGCAGATCGTCGGCAGCACCATGCACGACTTCCTCGGTGAGGAGCAATACCAGTTTGTCCAGGAACACATCGAACGCGCCGTGCAGGGGATCTGCGCCGAATTCGATCAAAGCCGCTTGAAGGATGGCAAGTTGCGCCAGTTTGAAACCCATTATTTGCCGCAGCGTGAAGCGGAAGGGCAAGTCACCGGCTTTTATATCGTCGGCTGGGACGTCACCGAACAGCGCCTGCGCGAGGAAACCCTGCGCGACCGCGCCACGCTGGACCAGATGACGGGCTTGCTGAACCGTTCCGCCTTCATGGCGCTGCTGGAAGACCGGCTGCTGCGTTCGCCTTCCAGCAGCGACGGCGTGGCATTGCTCTTCCTCGATATCGACCACTTCAAGCAAGTCAACGACCGTTACGGCCATGCGGCCGGCGATGCGCTGATCAGGGAATTCGCCAGGCGCACCCGTGGCGCGGTGCGCGGCGCCGATATCGTGGCGCGCCTCGGCGGCGATGAATTTGTCGTGTTGCTGCCGCAAGTCGCGTCGCTGGAAGCGGCGGCGCTGGTGACGGAGAAAATCCGCGCCGCGATGCGCCAGCCGGTCACGCTGCACGATAGCGACGGCATCGATTACCGGATTGCCAGCAGCATCGGCGTGGCCTACGCCGACGCCGCCGCGGCGCCGCGCTTCAGCGCCGCCGAGATGCTGGCGCGGGCCGACCAAGCGTTGTACCAGGCCAAGGCGGCGGGCCGCGATTGCTGGCGCAGCCAGGTGCTGAACTGA
- a CDS encoding sulfite exporter TauE/SafE family protein, whose amino-acid sequence MTEHLLLQTVLNLGLGVLLGAIGGLLGIGGGLIAIPVLGFLYGMEQHLAQGTALVMIAPNVLIGFVRYRQRNVIDLRATAGMCVLAVLSAGLAAHFASRVSSGQLRFGFACFLIVLALYFIRQIRSRPLAKAATPLPERYLPLVGLLSGAMSGLFSIGGGMVAVPVLASLFGWQQTRAQGVALGLVIPGSVVALFSYAQAGYVNWQVGIALALGGLLSVSWGVALAHRLPAAWLRLAFCSVLIVTATLLLVH is encoded by the coding sequence ATGACTGAACACCTGCTGCTGCAAACCGTGCTGAACCTGGGACTGGGCGTGCTGCTGGGCGCCATCGGCGGCTTGCTGGGCATCGGCGGCGGCTTGATCGCGATTCCGGTCCTGGGATTTTTGTATGGCATGGAGCAGCACCTGGCGCAAGGCACGGCGCTGGTGATGATCGCGCCGAACGTGCTGATCGGCTTCGTCCGCTATCGGCAGCGCAATGTCATCGACTTGCGCGCGACCGCCGGCATGTGTGTGCTGGCGGTGTTATCGGCCGGACTGGCTGCGCATTTCGCGTCGCGCGTATCGTCCGGACAATTGCGGTTCGGTTTCGCCTGTTTCCTGATCGTGCTGGCGCTGTATTTCATCCGGCAAATACGAAGCCGGCCGCTGGCCAAGGCGGCGACGCCGTTGCCGGAGCGCTATCTGCCGCTGGTCGGCTTGCTCAGCGGCGCCATGTCCGGCCTGTTCAGCATCGGCGGCGGCATGGTCGCCGTGCCGGTGCTGGCCAGCCTGTTCGGTTGGCAGCAGACCAGGGCGCAGGGCGTGGCGCTGGGGCTGGTGATCCCCGGCTCGGTGGTGGCGCTGTTCAGCTATGCGCAGGCGGGTTATGTCAACTGGCAAGTCGGCATTGCGCTGGCGCTGGGCGGCTTGCTCAGCGTGTCGTGGGGCGTGGCGCTGGCGCACCGGCTGCCCGCCGCGTGGCTGCGGCTGGCATTTTGCTCGGTGCTGATCGTCACCGCCACGCTGCTGTTAGTGCATTAA